CGGCGGCTGCAGGCCGAGATGTTTCCACGCCGTGGCGGTAAGAATCCGTCCGCGCGGCGTGCGCTGGATGAAACCCTGCTGGATCATATAGGGTTCGATAATGTCCTCGATGGCATCGCGCGGCTCCGAAAGACCGGCAGCGATGGTTTCGATGCCGACGGGACCACCACCGAAATTGACGGCGATCATGGTGAGATACCGCATGTCCAGCTGGTCGAGGCCCATATTGTCGACCAGAAGCCGCGTCAAAGCCTCGTCGGCGATCTCGCGGGTGACAGCCTCAGCCCGTGCCACTTCGGCAAAATCCCGCACCCGGCGCAAAAGCCGCCCGGCAATGCGCGGCGTGCCGCGTGCGCGCCTGGCGATTTCTCGCGCCCCGCCATCGGTCATATTGAGCCCCATCAGCCGTGCCCCGCGCCGAACGATCAGCTCCAGTTCGTCGACGGTGTAGAACGCCAGCCGGACGGGAATGCCGAAACGGTCGCGCAGGGGCGTCGTCAGCAGGCCGAGACGGGTGGTGGCGGCCACAAGCGTGAATTTGGAGAGATCGATCTTCACCGAACGCGCCGCCGGGCCCTCACCGATGATCAGATCGAGCTGGAAATCCTCCATGGCAGGATAGAGGATTTCCTCCACCGCCGGGTTGAGGCGGTGGATTTCATCGATGAAGAGAACGTCGCGCTCCTCGAGATTGGTGAGGAGGGCTGCGAGATCGCCCGCCTTCGCGATGACCGGCCCGGACGTGGACTTGAAGTTGACGCCAAGTTCCTTAGCCATGATCTGCGCCAGCGTCGTCTTGCCAAGGCCGGGCGGCCCTACGAACAGCACATGATCCAGCGCTTCGCCACGGTTCTTGGCAGCCTCGATGAAGACTTTGAGATTGGCGCGGGCTTCCGCCTGGCCGGTAAAATCATCCAGCGACTGCGGACGCAACGTGGTGTCGATATCCTCACCGCGCTTTTCCGGCGTAATCAGTCTGTCCGCATCGCTCATTCAGGGCATTCCATTATTCTGCTTGAGTTAATTAGGTGACCGCAGCCGCTATATCATGACTATCGCGACAACGCGTGTCACGAAATCTACCGCGAAAGCTCCTTCAAGCCGAGCCGGATGAGCTTGGCGCTGTCGCCGCCCTCCCCGCCATTTTTCAGCGCGGCGGCAACCGCATTGGCAGCCTGGTCGCGAGAATAGCCGAGATTGGTGAGCGCTGAGACAGCATCCGCGACCGGCGCGGAGGCAACACCCTCTCCAAGCTCCTGCTTGAGCCCGATGGAAGCGGAAGCGTCTCCCGCAAAGGCTGGCGCCTTGTTGCGCAACTCGGTCACGAGGCGAACGGCCACCTTGGGACCAATACCCGGCGCGCGTGAGATCATGGTTTTGTCTTGCAGCGCTATTGCATTGGCAAGTTCGGAAGGCGACAGCGTGGAAAGAACGGCAAGTGCCACTTTCGAGCCGACGCCCTGCACGCTTTGCAGCAGATTGAACCATTCCCGCTCCAGCGCCGAGACAAAGCCGAACAGCTTCAGCTGGTCTTCACGCACATAGGTTTCGATGAACAGGACAACCGCTTCCCCGACGGAGCCGATTTTCGACAAGGTGCGCGCCGAACAATAGGCGACGTAACAGACGCCATGCACATCCACCAGCACGTAATCCGCGCCGATTTCCTCGATGCTGCCTTTGAGTTTTCCGATCATGATGCCGCCCGCTCACTAAAAATGAAATTAACCGGCCGCCAGGAGCCGCCGCATCCTGTCACCGCCGCGATTATGGGCGTGGCAGATGGCGATGGCGAGCGCGTCCGCCGCATCGTTACCCTTGAATTCGGCCTTCGGCATCAGGATTTTCAGCATCATGTGAATCTGCTGCTTTTCGCCGTGCCCGACGCCGATGACGGCCTTTTTGACCGCATTTGGTGCATATTCAAAGACCGGCAATCCCGCCCGCGCCGGAACCAGCATGGCGATGCCGCGTGCCTGGCCGAGTTTCAGCGTGGCGACAGCATCCTTGTTCACGAAGGTCTGCTCCACGGCTGCTTCATCGGGCTGATGGCTGTGCACGATTTCCGCCAGCCCGTCATGCAGCTGGCAGAGCCGGGAGGCGAGGTCCATATCGCCATCCGACGTCACCGTGCCGGAGGCGACAAACCGCAGGCTGTTGCCGAGGGTGTCGATGACGCCCCAACCGGTGCGCCGCAGTCCTGGGTCGATGCCGATGATTCGAATCGTCTTTTGCATGAGTTACCTTATCTTTCCGGCTGCGACCCTGCCAGCGATAAGTGAACAAAACGACAACATTGCTCAAATTTGCAGTGCAGCATTTACCTCTGCTTAAACCGCCTACCGCATTGTTCTCCACAAAATCAAAAAGGGGAGCTGCGGACATGATGATCCGCAGCACAATAGTTTCGCCACATCAGCCGTCCGATGGCGCCATTCATGCATGGCGTGGGAACTGATCCGGCATTGAGGGCTGCATCGGCCATGCTAAACCGTTTTCATTCCATATCCACCAAGGTCCTCGTCATTTTCCTGGCGTTGATGGCGATCTCGACCGGGGCTCTGACGCTTCTCGGCTATCAGAGCAGCAGCGGCGTTCTCGAGGAGCAGGCGTCGAAATCCATGGAGAGCATTCTCGTTTTCCGCGGTGACATGCTTCAGGAGCGCCTGGAGCAGCTGAAGACGCAGGCGGATTCCATTGCCAAGATCGAATCCCTGCAGATGGCTGTCGTCTCCATGCGCAGCGGCTGGGCCACGGTGCAGAAGAACTCCGGTGACGCGAAGGCGGAATTGCAGCGCGTCTTCATCAAGGAAAACCCCTTCGGCGACAGGGAAAAGCTGATCAAGCCGGAAAGCCCCAGTGGCTTTTATTATTCCACCCATGAAAAGACTCAGACGGATATCGCCGGTTATCTCAAGGGAACGCCGTTCAACGACGTGCTCTTCATCGATCCCGCCGGTGCGGTCTATTATTCCTATCTCAAAGGACCGGCTTTCGGAGAAACCGTAACCTCTGGCGTCTGGACGGAAAGCGGCCTTGGCGCAGCCTTCGCGCGCGGCGCGGCGAATGCCGAAAAAGCGGTCAACGATGTCGCGCAGACCAGCTTCTCCGGGCTGCGGATCGATGCTGCGACAAAGGAGGCCGGGATTTATTTCGGCGTTCCGGTCGTGAAGTTTGGCGCGTTCAAGGGCATCGTTCTCTTCCGCGTCAAGGTGGACGTTTTCGGCCAGATTCTGACGAAAGGCATTGCGGCCGGCAGCTCGGAGCAATCAGCCATCATCGCGGCTGATGGCAAGGTTCTCGGCGTGGACGGCGAAAAGCTCGTCAGCCTCGACCCGGCC
This is a stretch of genomic DNA from Agrobacterium fabrum str. C58. It encodes these proteins:
- the ruvB gene encoding Holliday junction branch migration DNA helicase RuvB, with protein sequence MSDADRLITPEKRGEDIDTTLRPQSLDDFTGQAEARANLKVFIEAAKNRGEALDHVLFVGPPGLGKTTLAQIMAKELGVNFKSTSGPVIAKAGDLAALLTNLEERDVLFIDEIHRLNPAVEEILYPAMEDFQLDLIIGEGPAARSVKIDLSKFTLVAATTRLGLLTTPLRDRFGIPVRLAFYTVDELELIVRRGARLMGLNMTDGGAREIARRARGTPRIAGRLLRRVRDFAEVARAEAVTREIADEALTRLLVDNMGLDQLDMRYLTMIAVNFGGGPVGIETIAAGLSEPRDAIEDIIEPYMIQQGFIQRTPRGRILTATAWKHLGLQPPKDLEAAQFRLTLEDD
- the ruvA gene encoding Holliday junction branch migration protein RuvA produces the protein MIGKLKGSIEEIGADYVLVDVHGVCYVAYCSARTLSKIGSVGEAVVLFIETYVREDQLKLFGFVSALEREWFNLLQSVQGVGSKVALAVLSTLSPSELANAIALQDKTMISRAPGIGPKVAVRLVTELRNKAPAFAGDASASIGLKQELGEGVASAPVADAVSALTNLGYSRDQAANAVAAALKNGGEGGDSAKLIRLGLKELSR
- the ruvC gene encoding crossover junction endodeoxyribonuclease RuvC; translation: MQKTIRIIGIDPGLRRTGWGVIDTLGNSLRFVASGTVTSDGDMDLASRLCQLHDGLAEIVHSHQPDEAAVEQTFVNKDAVATLKLGQARGIAMLVPARAGLPVFEYAPNAVKKAVIGVGHGEKQQIHMMLKILMPKAEFKGNDAADALAIAICHAHNRGGDRMRRLLAAG